One genomic segment of Cystobacter ferrugineus includes these proteins:
- a CDS encoding carboxypeptidase-like regulatory domain-containing protein, translating into MRRRLIVAALLLVGALLAILWAGLSARPEAQEASAPLSSSDERQAEPRPDDSRERAGGATDTTPPLDASASEVEGVLEVEVLAAERPLPGASVRLYWRERRDPNLGEIIWRPAGTGSTDARGQARLASGPGSYLVAVHANGHAPRLLSVVRPHGEARTSVRLVLEPGQSLVGQTVVKGTKEPLPLVQLILAATPSDPLPGLPPELPPEERVYATSDERGRFRVEGLAAGDYLLEAQAPGHARLRLEPVKLPAKEPLEVALSVAGVIEGFVVDSRGAPAEGAEVRVSGKSPQSVITGPGGGFSVELEAGTYGVSARLGEQAGALEGPLTLSAGRTIRGLRLQLGPEAVLEGRVLEHGSGAPVVGARVDVSPYEQNGDTGRESTDGTGHFRVGGLAPGSYDVVVTAPGFTPVLRRGLTVTPRERFSVDLVLTRLGVVEGWVRDVAGQPVAGARVIAPNRGPGELESTPLESRTDATGHYRLEGLNAGHQSLTARREEATQGITHWVDIPEEGTARLDFTLEGTGIVEGVVRAARGALPSEPLEVIAARNEKSPFGAQDFQQARVGAKGEFRMVLPAGGYVLLLSAGDSTSQRTHVQVEEGQTARVELTWEESASTSFVEGVVLEPDGAPSPRATVVLGLEPQKSGILQAKYTDDEGRFSFGLDSDLEPGMGPLKLTALNGGRSGRVSGVKPGERSLVIRLRSAASLRGRVTRAGEPVRGFALGIEPEGEKWLTQGKGPWEFPGERFELHDVLAEPLRLMVKTPDGTRGQAEVTPRPGETAEVEIRLRGTASVQGRVVDAATGGPLSDVVVFIENDPSSAHMRESLDQGRFSINGLNPGEYVLNIIAKHTSGRLSRPVRLAEGEVLDLGDLSLGGTGSEPPHPPP; encoded by the coding sequence ATGAGAAGGCGGCTCATCGTGGCGGCCCTCCTCCTGGTGGGAGCGTTGCTCGCGATCCTGTGGGCCGGACTCTCGGCGAGGCCAGAGGCCCAGGAGGCGTCGGCGCCGCTTTCCTCATCCGATGAACGGCAAGCCGAGCCACGGCCAGACGACTCACGGGAGCGGGCCGGAGGGGCCACGGACACGACGCCCCCGTTGGACGCGAGCGCCTCCGAGGTGGAGGGCGTGCTCGAAGTGGAGGTGCTCGCCGCCGAGCGGCCCCTGCCCGGAGCCAGCGTGCGGCTGTACTGGCGTGAGCGCAGGGATCCCAACCTCGGGGAGATCATCTGGAGGCCGGCGGGCACGGGCTCGACGGATGCGCGGGGACAGGCACGGCTCGCCTCCGGGCCCGGTTCGTACCTGGTGGCGGTCCACGCGAATGGCCACGCGCCCCGGCTGCTGTCCGTGGTGCGTCCCCATGGCGAGGCGCGCACGTCCGTGCGGCTCGTCCTGGAGCCGGGCCAGTCCCTCGTGGGCCAGACGGTGGTGAAGGGAACGAAGGAGCCGCTGCCCCTCGTGCAGCTCATCCTCGCGGCGACGCCGAGCGACCCCCTCCCCGGACTCCCCCCCGAGTTGCCCCCCGAGGAGCGCGTGTACGCGACGAGCGACGAACGGGGCCGCTTCCGCGTGGAGGGGCTCGCCGCCGGGGACTACCTGCTGGAGGCCCAGGCCCCGGGCCACGCCCGCTTGAGGCTCGAGCCGGTGAAGCTCCCCGCGAAGGAGCCGCTGGAGGTGGCGCTGAGCGTGGCGGGGGTCATCGAGGGCTTCGTCGTGGACTCACGAGGCGCTCCCGCCGAGGGCGCCGAGGTGAGGGTGAGCGGCAAGTCGCCCCAGAGCGTCATCACGGGGCCCGGAGGCGGCTTCTCCGTCGAGTTGGAAGCCGGCACCTACGGCGTGTCCGCGCGGCTCGGCGAGCAGGCGGGGGCACTGGAGGGGCCGCTCACCCTGAGCGCGGGCAGGACGATCCGCGGTCTGCGGCTCCAGCTCGGCCCGGAAGCGGTGCTGGAGGGACGCGTGCTGGAGCACGGCTCGGGGGCGCCAGTGGTGGGGGCCCGGGTCGACGTCAGCCCCTATGAACAGAACGGGGACACCGGCCGCGAGTCGACGGATGGAACAGGGCACTTCCGGGTGGGCGGGCTCGCGCCCGGCAGCTACGACGTGGTGGTGACGGCGCCCGGCTTCACCCCAGTGCTGCGGCGTGGTCTGACGGTGACGCCGCGGGAGCGCTTCTCCGTGGATCTCGTGCTCACCCGTCTGGGGGTGGTGGAGGGATGGGTGCGCGACGTGGCCGGACAACCGGTGGCGGGGGCACGGGTGATCGCGCCCAACCGCGGGCCGGGGGAGCTGGAATCCACGCCCCTCGAGTCCCGGACCGATGCCACGGGACACTACCGGCTCGAGGGATTGAATGCGGGCCACCAGTCGCTCACCGCCCGCCGGGAAGAGGCGACCCAAGGAATCACCCACTGGGTGGATATCCCGGAGGAGGGCACGGCCCGGCTGGACTTCACCCTGGAGGGCACGGGCATCGTGGAAGGCGTGGTGCGGGCGGCCCGCGGCGCGCTGCCCTCCGAGCCCCTGGAGGTCATCGCCGCGCGGAACGAGAAGAGCCCCTTCGGCGCACAGGACTTCCAGCAGGCCCGGGTGGGGGCGAAGGGAGAGTTCCGGATGGTGCTGCCCGCGGGCGGCTACGTGCTGTTGCTCTCGGCGGGCGACTCCACCTCACAACGGACGCACGTCCAGGTGGAGGAAGGCCAGACGGCGCGGGTCGAGCTGACCTGGGAGGAGAGTGCCTCCACGTCCTTCGTGGAGGGGGTCGTCCTCGAGCCGGATGGCGCGCCCTCTCCGCGAGCCACCGTCGTCCTGGGTCTCGAGCCCCAGAAGAGCGGGATTCTCCAGGCGAAGTACACGGACGACGAGGGACGCTTCTCCTTCGGCCTGGACTCCGACCTCGAGCCCGGCATGGGTCCGCTGAAGCTCACTGCGCTCAATGGGGGGCGGAGCGGCCGGGTATCGGGCGTGAAGCCGGGGGAGCGCTCCCTGGTGATCAGGCTGCGCTCCGCGGCCTCGCTCCGGGGCCGGGTGACACGCGCGGGAGAGCCCGTGCGCGGCTTTGCCCTCGGCATCGAGCCCGAGGGCGAGAAATGGCTCACCCAGGGCAAGGGCCCCTGGGAATTCCCCGGCGAGCGCTTCGAACTCCACGACGTGCTGGCCGAACCCCTGCGGCTGATGGTGAAGACACCGGATGGCACGCGTGGACAGGCCGAGGTGACCCCTCGCCCCGGAGAAACGGCCGAGGTGGAGATCCGCCTGCGCGGCACCGCGTCCGTCCAGGGACGGGTGGTGGACGCGGCCACCGGCGGCCCGCTGAGCGACGTGGTCGTGTTCATCGAGAACGATCCCTCCTCGGCCCACATGCGCGAGAGCCTCGACCAGGGACGCTTCTCCATCAACGGTTTGAACCCGGGCGAGTACGTGCTGAACATCATCGCCAAGCACACCTCCGGCCGCCTGAGCCGCCCCGTGCGGCTGGCCGAAGGGGAAGTACTCGACCTGGGGGACCTGTCATTGGGTGGGACAGGGAGTGAGCCACCGCATCCACCCCCGTGA
- a CDS encoding MXAN_6652 family MXYO-CTERM-anchored protein codes for MRSSSFVVAGVLAASLLSTPALARIPGISGRSGKPAPDGTAGRTCATCHAPGATVPTVEISGPTSVVAGTTNQYTFIIRGGPAVAGGANLAVDRAEASLGLVENSGLKILNGELVQAEPTAFSNGEVRFDFSMIAPGNGGVVTIYGAGNSVNGDGTTAGDGVATKKLEVTVQVTDGTDAGTDVDAGTDVDAGTDVDAGTDPDHDHDHDHDEDKGGGCSSTSGAPLLTFVLGAAGLTLLRRRRA; via the coding sequence ATGCGGTCCTCATCATTTGTTGTTGCTGGCGTCTTGGCTGCGAGTCTTTTGTCCACCCCTGCCCTGGCGAGAATCCCAGGCATCTCTGGCCGCTCTGGTAAGCCAGCCCCGGATGGGACTGCGGGCCGGACCTGCGCGACGTGCCATGCGCCGGGCGCCACCGTGCCGACCGTGGAGATCTCCGGTCCCACGTCGGTGGTGGCGGGGACGACGAACCAGTACACCTTCATCATCCGGGGTGGGCCCGCAGTGGCAGGGGGCGCCAACCTGGCGGTGGACCGGGCCGAGGCCTCACTTGGCCTGGTCGAGAACTCGGGCCTGAAGATCCTCAACGGCGAGCTGGTGCAAGCCGAGCCCACGGCGTTCTCCAATGGAGAGGTCCGCTTCGATTTCTCGATGATCGCGCCGGGCAATGGCGGCGTCGTCACGATCTACGGTGCCGGCAATTCCGTCAACGGAGACGGGACTACGGCCGGTGATGGCGTGGCGACCAAGAAGCTGGAGGTGACCGTGCAGGTCACGGACGGCACGGACGCGGGCACCGATGTCGACGCGGGCACCGATGTCGACGCGGGCACCGATGTCGACGCGGGCACCGATCCTGACCATGACCATGACCATGACCACGACGAGGACAAGGGTGGTGGTTGCTCCTCGACGAGTGGCGCTCCCTTGCTGACGTTCGTGCTGGGTGCCGCGGGCCTGACGCTGCTGCGTCGCCGTCGCGCCTGA
- a CDS encoding zinc ribbon domain-containing protein: MIPFTRNYTDRSNNYGFQFEFKCDKCHNGHLSPFIANKVGMAAGLLQAAGSFFGGTLSRAAYAGEHVKDALRGSAWDEAYAEAVEEARKHFKHCTRCGQWVCPQACWNEARGLCESCAPNLHEEAAHIQAQVSVEQAWTKARGVDQVESLDMKAPRSVAPSACPHCAARIAGGKFCSECGKPLAVARAFCTQCGTELAPQARFCSECGTARGG, encoded by the coding sequence ATGATTCCGTTCACCCGCAACTACACCGATCGCTCCAACAACTACGGCTTCCAGTTCGAGTTCAAGTGCGACAAGTGTCACAACGGGCACTTGTCGCCCTTCATCGCCAACAAGGTGGGCATGGCGGCCGGGTTGCTCCAGGCGGCGGGCTCGTTCTTCGGGGGGACGCTGTCCCGGGCGGCCTACGCGGGAGAGCACGTGAAGGACGCCTTGCGCGGCAGTGCCTGGGACGAGGCCTACGCCGAGGCGGTGGAGGAGGCCCGCAAGCACTTCAAGCACTGTACCCGCTGCGGCCAGTGGGTCTGCCCCCAGGCGTGCTGGAACGAGGCCCGGGGCCTGTGCGAGTCCTGCGCCCCGAACCTCCACGAAGAGGCCGCGCACATCCAGGCCCAGGTGTCCGTGGAGCAGGCGTGGACGAAGGCGCGCGGGGTGGATCAGGTGGAGTCCCTGGACATGAAGGCCCCGCGCTCGGTGGCCCCGTCCGCCTGTCCGCACTGCGCCGCGCGCATCGCGGGGGGCAAGTTCTGCTCCGAATGTGGCAAGCCGCTCGCGGTGGCCCGCGCCTTCTGCACCCAGTGCGGCACGGAGCTGGCGCCCCAGGCGCGCTTCTGCTCCGAGTGCGGCACGGCCCGCGGCGGGTGA
- a CDS encoding AAA family ATPase has product MYLRSLTLQNLKLLRDVAISFTRPDGEVRPWTVFVGENGVCKTAILQAIGLAASGCSLGSELADVTSLPDRRQPPTELMLIGAEFTFGQEGHKARQYPGLEKKHSLPPYVRSSIAAKSTWRELVGSSRYVGVEHTQVFDPIREARRTQLPGWFVAGYGTVRTLPRPHSFHADGLSDPLRQRMANLFDQGGLIATGFADVFEPAQAKAYVKLLKQVLLQGNLLPGVVDLELQSHGIVRTRQDLLEAHRFEFNLGGQRVKLPATWLSRGYQGAIAWLADLIGHILLEAGKPVPPERMEGLVLVDELDLHLHPHWQTTLITTLKQVFPKLQFVATTHSAMLLPGLEQEEVFVLRQDDEGNVYVSPAPSTPSFLTGSELLDAFFDRKGKPLKAPSRKPPPPSPEKKPRAASRPAARSKRK; this is encoded by the coding sequence ATGTACCTGCGCAGCCTCACGCTCCAGAATCTGAAGCTCCTGCGAGATGTGGCCATCTCCTTCACCCGTCCCGATGGGGAAGTGAGGCCGTGGACCGTCTTCGTGGGGGAGAATGGCGTGTGCAAGACGGCCATCCTCCAGGCCATCGGGCTCGCGGCGAGTGGATGCTCGCTGGGCAGTGAGCTCGCGGACGTCACGAGCCTGCCGGATCGACGGCAGCCGCCCACCGAACTGATGCTGATCGGCGCCGAGTTCACCTTCGGGCAGGAAGGGCACAAGGCGCGCCAGTACCCGGGACTGGAGAAGAAGCACTCGCTGCCGCCGTACGTGCGCAGCTCCATCGCGGCCAAGAGCACCTGGCGCGAGCTGGTGGGCAGCTCGCGCTACGTGGGTGTCGAGCACACGCAGGTGTTCGATCCCATCCGAGAGGCACGCCGCACGCAGCTCCCCGGCTGGTTCGTCGCGGGCTACGGCACGGTGCGCACCCTGCCCCGCCCCCACTCCTTCCACGCCGACGGCCTGTCGGATCCCCTGCGCCAGCGCATGGCGAACCTCTTCGATCAGGGAGGACTCATCGCCACGGGCTTCGCCGACGTCTTCGAGCCGGCGCAGGCCAAGGCCTATGTCAAACTGCTCAAGCAGGTGCTGTTGCAGGGCAACTTGTTGCCAGGAGTGGTGGACCTGGAGCTGCAGAGTCACGGCATCGTGCGCACCCGGCAGGATCTGCTCGAGGCGCACCGCTTCGAGTTCAACCTGGGCGGCCAGCGCGTGAAGCTGCCCGCCACATGGCTGTCGCGTGGCTACCAGGGAGCGATCGCGTGGCTGGCGGATCTCATCGGCCACATCCTGCTGGAGGCGGGCAAGCCGGTACCGCCCGAGCGCATGGAGGGGCTGGTGCTCGTGGACGAGCTGGATCTCCACCTGCATCCGCACTGGCAGACGACGCTCATCACCACGCTCAAGCAGGTGTTCCCCAAGCTCCAGTTCGTCGCCACCACGCACTCGGCGATGCTGCTGCCGGGACTGGAGCAGGAAGAGGTGTTCGTGCTGCGCCAGGACGACGAGGGCAACGTCTACGTGTCCCCGGCGCCCTCGACGCCCTCGTTCCTCACGGGCAGCGAGCTGCTCGACGCGTTCTTCGATCGCAAGGGCAAGCCCCTGAAGGCCCCCAGCCGCAAGCCGCCCCCGCCTTCGCCCGAGAAGAAGCCCCGCGCCGCTTCGCGCCCGGCGGCGCGCTCCAAGCGGAAATAA
- a CDS encoding glucan 1,4-alpha-maltotetraohydrolase domain-containing protein codes for MLKKKVLGGAVSLSWALALLGAPAVFAGPMDGNSGDVMLQGFHWTSYQTSPWWGIVQGKAADIGASGFSMVWLPPSSDAASAEGYLPRQLSVLNSRYGTEAQLKAAIGALHTYNVKAIADIVINHRVGTTNWADFTNPTWGSWAVTRGDEWTSATGNADTGDGYGAARDLDHTNATVQGDLKSWMNWLKSSIGYDGWRYDYVKGYNGSYVGNYNTATVPYFSVGELWTDLNLGNPDAHRQQLMNWLDATGGKSTVFDFTTKGILQQAVQYNEFWRLRDSAGKPSGAIGWWPAKSVTFIDNHDTGPSTSGTSQNHWPFPSDKVMQGYAYILTHPGVPCVYWVHFYDWGHKEAIKTLMSIRKAKGIHSTSAVSIQVADSSRYAAIITGTKGSVAMKIGPGDWSPGAGWTLGTSGTNYAVWTK; via the coding sequence ATGCTCAAGAAGAAAGTGCTTGGCGGAGCCGTGTCACTGTCGTGGGCCTTGGCGTTGCTGGGCGCGCCGGCCGTGTTCGCGGGGCCCATGGATGGCAACAGCGGCGATGTGATGCTGCAGGGCTTCCACTGGACCTCGTACCAGACGTCCCCCTGGTGGGGCATCGTCCAGGGCAAGGCGGCGGACATCGGCGCCAGCGGCTTCTCCATGGTGTGGCTGCCGCCCTCCAGCGACGCGGCCTCCGCCGAGGGCTACCTGCCGCGCCAGCTCAGCGTGCTCAACAGCCGCTATGGCACCGAGGCGCAGCTCAAGGCGGCCATCGGCGCGCTGCACACCTACAACGTGAAGGCCATCGCGGACATCGTCATCAACCACCGCGTGGGCACCACCAACTGGGCGGACTTCACCAACCCCACCTGGGGCTCGTGGGCGGTGACGCGCGGGGACGAGTGGACGAGCGCCACGGGCAACGCGGACACCGGGGATGGCTACGGGGCGGCGCGCGACCTGGACCACACCAACGCCACGGTGCAGGGCGACCTGAAGAGCTGGATGAACTGGCTCAAGTCCAGCATCGGCTACGACGGATGGCGCTATGACTACGTGAAGGGCTACAACGGCTCGTACGTGGGCAACTACAACACCGCCACGGTGCCCTACTTCTCCGTGGGCGAGCTGTGGACGGACCTCAACCTCGGCAACCCCGATGCCCACCGGCAGCAGCTCATGAACTGGCTGGACGCCACGGGCGGCAAGTCGACGGTGTTCGACTTCACCACCAAGGGCATCCTCCAGCAGGCCGTGCAGTACAACGAGTTCTGGCGGCTGCGTGACAGCGCGGGCAAGCCCTCGGGGGCCATCGGGTGGTGGCCGGCCAAGTCGGTGACCTTCATCGACAACCACGACACGGGGCCGAGCACCTCGGGCACGAGCCAGAACCACTGGCCCTTCCCCAGCGACAAGGTCATGCAGGGCTACGCCTACATCCTCACGCACCCGGGTGTCCCGTGCGTCTACTGGGTGCACTTCTACGACTGGGGCCACAAGGAGGCCATCAAGACGCTGATGTCCATCCGCAAGGCCAAGGGCATCCACTCCACGTCGGCGGTGAGCATCCAGGTGGCGGACTCGAGCCGGTATGCCGCCATCATCACCGGCACGAAGGGCAGCGTGGCGATGAAGATCGGCCCGGGTGACTGGTCGCCGGGCGCGGGCTGGACGCTGGGGACCTCGGGCACCAACTACGCCGTCTGGACGAAGTAG
- a CDS encoding kelch repeat-containing protein, with product MALSVLLLAACSGVTHPEGEEESLVSSRPETASQALGTHRQGLHSTNKVLILASTVSRGTDSVEAEVARQMGYEVTLVSDEEWRSLSTADFASYRALILGDKSCSSAPGLLFAAEETRDVWGPVVDGNVIVVGSDPVYHKKTQVTFNAVQFAAAEPGKTGMYVSLSCYYFETDSPTPVPVLSPFGSFLVTGVSEAECTSGGSYNDAHIVASHEALTGLTDEVLSNWGCSVHEVFLSFPEGDFTPLVIALDPPSAGRRPGSRDFPDGSHGVPYVLARGAAPVRCGDGMVQYPEQCDTGPLNGVPGTPCSAVCHTQWCGDGVVDPGEECDTGAANGSGSCSTSCRLVTEPLPPVARCRELFLSTTASCGATGSVDDGSSDPDGDLVGCTQSPSETFALGTTEVTLTCTDATGLSASCTARVTVTDTTPPHIDCSPELAVECTGRFTSVEVPEPVVSDVCEFGYQRTAETTSFPVGGPYAVGYEAFDSSGNTSACVTQVRVLDTAAPTVTLVGGTAQMIACGTPYVEAGAQATDLCDNGEASSPVVTISGSVNVQVPGTYVLTYSAQDASGNVGRATRQVIVTPSDACDAPHSGWTLTGSMAQPRLSHTATVLEDGRVLVTGGFNVSSELYSPSTRTFSTTGSNLSSHRGHTATRLRDGRVLVAGGTSSTTRPSAELYLPASGTWQATGRLTTPRFNHAAVLLPNGKVLVTGGFGSEASGPALSSAELYDPATGTWSPTGGLTHARGFHTMTVLPDGKVLVTGGSLQSDHELESGTLVPEAELYDPSTGSWTSAGRMSTGRAWHTATLLPGGKVLVVGGVGINVALSAAAELYDPATGTWTTTGSMKSPRRWHTATLLPNGEVLVAGGYHQHTGIQYAAERYNPATGTWSVTASMHVDRYQHTATLLPDGTVLAVGGASNHDQASAELYVP from the coding sequence ATGGCCCTGAGCGTCCTACTGCTCGCAGCTTGTAGTGGGGTGACGCATCCGGAAGGGGAGGAGGAGTCGCTCGTGTCCTCCCGGCCGGAGACGGCCTCCCAGGCGCTGGGGACACATCGGCAAGGGCTGCACAGCACGAACAAGGTGCTGATCCTGGCGAGCACCGTTTCCAGGGGCACGGACAGCGTCGAGGCCGAAGTGGCGAGGCAGATGGGGTACGAGGTGACGCTCGTCTCCGACGAGGAGTGGCGGTCGCTGTCCACCGCGGACTTCGCCTCCTACCGCGCCCTCATCCTGGGGGACAAATCCTGCAGCAGCGCGCCGGGCCTGTTGTTCGCCGCCGAGGAGACCCGCGACGTCTGGGGCCCGGTGGTGGATGGCAACGTCATCGTCGTGGGCAGCGACCCCGTCTATCACAAGAAGACCCAGGTCACCTTCAACGCCGTGCAGTTCGCCGCCGCCGAGCCGGGCAAGACGGGCATGTACGTGAGCCTGAGCTGCTACTACTTCGAGACGGACTCTCCGACGCCGGTGCCGGTGCTCAGCCCCTTTGGCTCCTTCCTGGTGACGGGGGTGTCGGAGGCGGAGTGCACCAGTGGCGGCTCGTACAACGACGCGCACATCGTCGCCTCGCACGAGGCCCTCACGGGCCTGACGGACGAGGTGCTGTCCAACTGGGGCTGCTCGGTGCACGAGGTGTTCCTCTCCTTCCCGGAGGGGGATTTCACCCCGCTCGTCATCGCGCTGGATCCTCCCAGCGCGGGGCGCCGGCCGGGCTCCCGGGACTTCCCGGATGGCTCGCACGGCGTGCCGTACGTGCTGGCGCGCGGAGCGGCGCCGGTGCGCTGCGGGGACGGGATGGTGCAGTACCCCGAGCAGTGCGACACGGGCCCGCTCAACGGCGTGCCGGGCACGCCCTGCTCGGCGGTGTGCCATACGCAGTGGTGTGGAGATGGCGTGGTGGACCCGGGCGAGGAGTGCGACACGGGGGCGGCCAACGGCTCGGGCTCCTGCAGCACGTCCTGCCGCCTCGTCACCGAGCCCCTTCCTCCGGTGGCCCGGTGCAGGGAGCTCTTCCTGTCCACCACCGCCTCGTGCGGTGCCACCGGCAGCGTGGACGATGGCTCGTCCGATCCGGATGGAGACCTGGTGGGCTGCACCCAGTCGCCGTCCGAGACGTTCGCGCTGGGCACCACCGAGGTGACGCTGACGTGCACGGACGCCACGGGCCTGAGCGCGAGCTGCACGGCGCGGGTGACCGTCACCGACACCACGCCTCCGCACATCGACTGCTCGCCCGAGCTCGCGGTCGAGTGCACCGGGCGCTTCACCTCCGTCGAGGTTCCGGAGCCCGTCGTGTCCGATGTGTGCGAGTTCGGCTATCAGCGGACCGCGGAGACGACTTCCTTCCCGGTGGGTGGCCCGTACGCGGTGGGCTATGAGGCCTTCGACAGCTCCGGCAACACGTCCGCGTGCGTCACCCAGGTGCGGGTGCTCGACACGGCGGCGCCCACGGTGACGCTGGTGGGCGGGACGGCGCAGATGATCGCGTGCGGCACGCCCTATGTGGAGGCGGGGGCTCAGGCCACCGACCTTTGTGACAACGGAGAGGCCTCGTCTCCAGTGGTGACGATCTCCGGCTCCGTCAACGTCCAGGTGCCGGGCACCTATGTCCTCACGTACTCGGCTCAGGACGCGTCCGGCAACGTGGGCCGTGCTACCCGGCAGGTGATCGTCACGCCGAGCGACGCGTGTGACGCGCCCCACAGCGGATGGACGCTCACGGGCAGCATGGCGCAGCCGCGCCTGTCCCACACCGCGACCGTGCTGGAGGACGGCCGGGTGTTGGTGACCGGCGGCTTCAACGTCTCCTCCGAGCTGTACAGCCCGTCCACCCGGACCTTCTCCACCACGGGCAGCAACCTGAGCTCCCACCGGGGCCACACCGCCACCCGGCTGCGCGATGGCCGCGTGCTCGTCGCGGGTGGCACCAGCTCCACCACCAGACCCTCCGCCGAGCTCTACCTCCCGGCGTCGGGCACGTGGCAGGCCACCGGCCGGCTCACCACGCCGCGCTTCAACCACGCGGCCGTGTTGCTGCCGAACGGCAAGGTGCTCGTGACGGGTGGCTTCGGCTCGGAGGCGAGCGGCCCCGCGCTGAGCTCGGCCGAGCTGTATGATCCGGCCACGGGCACGTGGTCCCCCACGGGGGGCCTCACGCACGCGCGCGGCTTCCACACCATGACCGTGCTCCCGGACGGCAAGGTGCTGGTGACGGGCGGCAGCCTCCAGTCGGATCACGAATTGGAGAGCGGCACGCTCGTGCCCGAGGCGGAGCTGTATGATCCATCGACGGGCTCGTGGACGAGCGCGGGGCGCATGAGCACGGGGCGTGCCTGGCACACGGCCACGCTGCTGCCGGGTGGCAAGGTGCTGGTGGTGGGCGGGGTGGGCATCAATGTCGCCCTGAGCGCCGCGGCGGAGCTGTATGACCCGGCCACGGGCACGTGGACGACCACGGGGAGCATGAAGTCGCCGCGCCGCTGGCACACGGCCACGCTGCTGCCCAACGGCGAGGTGCTGGTGGCCGGTGGCTACCATCAGCACACGGGCATCCAGTACGCCGCGGAGCGCTACAACCCGGCGACGGGCACGTGGTCGGTGACGGCCTCGATGCACGTGGATCGCTACCAGCACACGGCCACGCTGCTGCCCGACGGCACGGTGCTCGCGGTGGGCGGGGCCAGCAACCACGATCAGGCCTCGGCCGAGCTCTACGTTCCGTAG
- a CDS encoding DUF1501 domain-containing protein: protein MSDPKDSKPPSPGRRQLLQGLGAGAAALAFPHLWLPRTALAQTNGRGRVRHLIYIRLSGGFRFTTAFNSDVADEFNPFGRSDKRAAGTEWGVGKLLERASWLEGEPSKARRDLGMKPVAEFSNEICVLPCVDHEPFSARADGGHGTGLERFLTGYVGGATGFLSYVNYGVRGRVVEEAAKGNTILPAFSLGEAGMATGAGTYATYRPPVLEGSGFQGFGADPSAGLPPWAAKVTTEVDNRYRARLHLPLRGGVDTYQQTRKATSDYGKIFRDPMLRVTADSDDVVDGITNRQLRTIFGTDTTGQRAALALRLFHFGCPAVFLNQGGYDYHSREDAELPDELDGANRLVSGLRTALKMMQHPEGGTYWDKTLVVLGSEFGRTTGGSRFNSANGSDHGSDLATRWMSMPFMGGVISEAGKGGKSLGTVRGSDLKATGKVYSYRSVLKTMMDLLGADHEGIFPADAPIQDFFS from the coding sequence ATGTCCGATCCCAAAGACTCGAAGCCACCGTCCCCGGGCCGCCGCCAGCTCCTCCAGGGCCTGGGCGCGGGGGCCGCCGCGCTGGCCTTCCCCCACCTGTGGTTGCCGCGCACGGCGCTCGCCCAGACGAACGGGCGCGGCCGTGTGCGCCACCTCATCTACATCCGCCTGTCCGGCGGCTTCCGCTTCACCACCGCCTTCAACTCGGACGTGGCCGACGAGTTCAACCCGTTTGGCCGCTCGGACAAGCGCGCCGCGGGCACCGAGTGGGGCGTGGGCAAGCTGCTGGAGCGCGCGAGCTGGCTCGAGGGCGAGCCGTCCAAGGCCCGGCGCGATCTGGGCATGAAGCCGGTGGCGGAGTTCTCCAATGAAATCTGCGTGCTGCCGTGCGTGGACCACGAGCCCTTCTCGGCGCGCGCGGACGGAGGTCATGGCACGGGCCTGGAGCGCTTCCTCACGGGGTACGTGGGGGGAGCCACGGGTTTCCTCTCGTACGTGAACTACGGGGTGCGCGGGCGGGTGGTGGAAGAGGCGGCCAAGGGCAACACCATCCTTCCGGCCTTCAGCCTCGGCGAGGCGGGCATGGCGACGGGGGCGGGCACCTACGCCACCTATCGGCCTCCGGTGCTGGAGGGCAGCGGCTTCCAGGGCTTCGGCGCGGATCCGAGCGCGGGCCTGCCCCCGTGGGCGGCCAAGGTGACCACCGAGGTGGACAACCGCTACCGCGCGCGGCTGCACCTGCCGTTGCGCGGCGGCGTGGACACCTACCAGCAGACGCGCAAGGCCACGAGCGACTACGGGAAGATCTTCCGTGACCCCATGCTCCGGGTGACCGCCGACTCCGACGACGTGGTGGATGGCATCACCAACCGCCAGCTCCGCACCATCTTCGGCACCGACACCACGGGCCAGCGCGCGGCGCTCGCGCTGCGCCTGTTCCACTTCGGCTGCCCGGCGGTGTTCCTCAACCAGGGCGGCTACGACTACCACTCGCGCGAGGACGCGGAGCTGCCGGACGAGCTGGACGGCGCCAACCGGCTGGTGAGCGGCCTGCGCACGGCGCTCAAGATGATGCAGCACCCCGAGGGCGGCACGTACTGGGACAAGACGCTGGTGGTGCTCGGCAGCGAGTTCGGCCGCACCACGGGCGGCAGCCGCTTCAACTCCGCCAACGGCAGTGACCACGGCAGCGATCTGGCCACCCGGTGGATGTCCATGCCCTTCATGGGCGGCGTCATCAGCGAGGCGGGCAAGGGCGGCAAGAGCCTCGGCACGGTGCGCGGCTCGGACCTCAAGGCCACCGGCAAGGTGTACTCGTACCGCTCGGTCCTCAAGACGATGATGGATCTGCTCGGCGCCGACCACGAGGGCATCTTCCCCGCGGATGCCCCCATCCAGGACTTCTTCTCATGA